Proteins co-encoded in one Haloarcula sp. DT43 genomic window:
- the mch gene encoding methenyltetrahydromethanopterin cyclohydrolase, with protein sequence MDSLNRMATELVDEAIDFADELTIDVHALEGDAAVLDFGVEVPGAVEAGMLLAEIQTAGLATVQSTMDTVGGAPLNHVELSTDHPALALLCSQKGGWELAVDGFEALGSGPARALVAEEEAFQRIGYREDADFAVLALETDELPDESVAAQVAERTGVPETGVFLPSFATASVTGSVVAAARAAELAVFRLAELGFDPVSVLSATGRAPVAPVAGDEATAMARTTDALAYGSEVHLTVDEPFDRFEEVPSVAAREYGEPLEGVFEDVDWDFAELPVELFGPAAVTIDVVGGDTHVVGGTSDGLLAESFGL encoded by the coding sequence ATGGATAGTCTCAACCGGATGGCCACCGAGCTAGTCGACGAGGCCATCGACTTCGCCGACGAACTCACGATAGACGTACACGCGCTGGAGGGCGACGCGGCGGTGCTCGACTTCGGCGTCGAGGTGCCGGGCGCTGTCGAGGCCGGCATGTTGCTCGCGGAAATCCAGACGGCCGGGCTGGCCACGGTCCAGTCCACGATGGACACCGTCGGCGGCGCGCCGCTGAACCACGTCGAACTGTCGACCGACCACCCGGCGCTGGCCCTGCTGTGCTCACAGAAGGGCGGCTGGGAACTGGCCGTCGACGGCTTCGAGGCGCTCGGGAGCGGCCCCGCACGCGCGCTGGTCGCCGAAGAGGAAGCCTTCCAGCGTATCGGCTACCGCGAGGACGCCGACTTCGCCGTGCTGGCCCTGGAAACCGACGAGCTGCCGGACGAGAGCGTCGCCGCCCAGGTCGCCGAGCGAACCGGCGTCCCCGAGACCGGCGTGTTCCTGCCGTCGTTTGCGACGGCGAGCGTCACGGGAAGCGTCGTCGCCGCGGCGCGGGCCGCCGAACTGGCCGTCTTCCGGCTGGCCGAGCTCGGCTTCGACCCGGTATCGGTGCTGTCGGCCACCGGCCGCGCGCCGGTCGCGCCGGTCGCCGGAGACGAGGCGACCGCGATGGCCCGGACGACGGACGCGCTCGCCTACGGCAGCGAGGTTCACCTCACTGTCGACGAGCCGTTCGACCGCTTCGAGGAGGTGCCCTCCGTCGCCGCCCGGGAGTACGGCGAGCCGCTCGAAGGCGTCTTCGAGGACGTGGACTGGGACTTCGCGGAGCTCCCCGTCGAGCTGTTCGGCCCCGCCGCTGTCACTATCGACGTCGTCGGCGGCGACACACACGTCGTCGGCGGGACGAGCGACGGCCTGCTGGCCGAGAGCTTCGGCCTCTGA
- a CDS encoding MTH1187 family thiamine-binding protein, translating to MTCIGFLSVAPVVEGSMSSYVADAVAALEAFDVEYETTPMGTIIEAEDSEELFAATHAAHEAVGEQTDRVSTFLKIDDKRTVDQRARDKVDAVEAHLGREARSDAAEGGD from the coding sequence ATGACCTGCATAGGGTTCCTCTCGGTCGCACCGGTCGTCGAAGGCAGCATGTCGTCGTACGTCGCCGACGCCGTCGCGGCGCTGGAGGCCTTCGACGTCGAGTACGAGACGACGCCGATGGGGACGATAATCGAGGCGGAGGACAGCGAGGAACTGTTCGCGGCCACCCACGCCGCCCACGAGGCCGTCGGCGAACAGACCGACCGCGTGAGTACGTTCCTGAAGATAGACGACAAGCGGACGGTCGACCAGCGGGCGCGGGACAAGGTCGACGCCGTCGAGGCGCACCTCGGACGCGAAGCGCGGAGCGACGCCGCCGAAGGCGGAGATTAA
- a CDS encoding GTPBP1 family GTP-binding protein, translating into MSPDRAVLRRALDRGEREGGSVEFKERLTEELHLSEGRLESLAAQLRHRVLSGDGEATYVVGVTDDGGLAGISPSAFSESMDVLSLLADEAGAHIEEVKTWGVDGVSDDGSTATDGIVGVATVSEGSVLADDDHIVVGTAGHVDHGKSTLVGSLVTGDADDGEGGTRGFLDVQPHEVERGLSADLSYGVYGFDEDGDPIRMDNPHRKDDRARVVEASDRLVSFVDTVGHEPWLRTTIRGLVGQKLDYGLLTVAADDGVTETTREHLGILLATDLPTIVALTKVDLVDEERVAEVERDVEQALREVDKTPLRVERHGVDTAIDEISETVVPVVTTSAVTKAGLDDLDEMFEALPKTAGEVGEFRMYVDRTYNVQGVGAVASGTIKSGEVEAGDELLLGPMQDGSFREVEVRSIEMHYHRVDEAKAGRIVGIALKGVREADIERGMVLLPGDADPSPVREFEAEVMVLNHPTRIGDGYEPVVHLETVSEAAAFHPDGGQLLPGDAGKTRVRFKFRSYLVEEGQKFVFREGSSKGVGTVTDIDPAE; encoded by the coding sequence ATGAGCCCCGACCGGGCTGTCCTCCGGCGCGCGCTTGACCGCGGTGAGCGGGAGGGCGGCAGCGTCGAGTTCAAAGAACGGCTCACCGAAGAGCTTCACCTCTCCGAGGGGCGACTCGAATCCCTCGCAGCGCAACTCCGCCACCGCGTCCTCTCCGGGGACGGGGAGGCGACCTACGTCGTCGGCGTCACCGACGACGGCGGCCTCGCCGGCATCTCGCCGTCGGCGTTCTCCGAGTCGATGGACGTACTCAGCCTGCTGGCAGACGAAGCCGGCGCACACATCGAGGAGGTGAAAACGTGGGGCGTCGACGGCGTCTCGGACGACGGGTCGACAGCCACCGACGGCATCGTGGGCGTCGCGACGGTCTCCGAGGGGTCGGTCCTCGCGGACGACGACCACATCGTCGTGGGCACAGCCGGCCACGTCGACCACGGCAAGTCCACGCTCGTTGGGTCGCTAGTCACCGGCGACGCCGACGACGGCGAAGGCGGGACGCGCGGCTTCCTTGACGTGCAGCCACACGAGGTCGAGCGGGGGCTCTCGGCGGACCTCTCCTACGGCGTCTACGGCTTCGACGAGGACGGCGACCCGATTCGCATGGACAACCCACATCGGAAAGACGACCGCGCACGGGTGGTCGAAGCGTCAGACCGACTCGTCTCGTTCGTCGACACCGTCGGCCACGAGCCGTGGCTCCGGACGACGATTCGCGGCCTCGTCGGCCAGAAACTCGACTACGGCCTCCTGACCGTCGCGGCCGACGACGGGGTGACCGAGACGACGCGAGAACACCTCGGCATCCTGCTGGCGACGGACCTCCCGACCATCGTCGCGCTGACGAAGGTCGACCTGGTCGACGAGGAGCGAGTCGCCGAGGTCGAACGCGACGTCGAGCAGGCGTTGCGGGAGGTCGACAAGACGCCGCTCCGGGTCGAGCGCCACGGCGTCGACACGGCCATCGACGAGATCTCAGAGACGGTCGTCCCCGTCGTCACCACCAGCGCCGTCACGAAAGCGGGGCTGGACGACCTCGACGAGATGTTCGAGGCACTGCCCAAAACTGCGGGCGAGGTGGGCGAGTTCCGGATGTACGTCGACCGCACCTACAACGTCCAGGGGGTCGGCGCGGTCGCGTCGGGTACTATCAAGTCCGGCGAGGTCGAGGCCGGCGACGAACTGCTACTGGGGCCGATGCAGGACGGGAGCTTCCGCGAGGTCGAGGTCCGCTCCATCGAGATGCACTACCACCGGGTCGACGAGGCCAAGGCCGGCCGCATCGTCGGTATCGCGCTGAAGGGCGTCCGCGAGGCGGACATCGAGCGCGGAATGGTCCTGTTGCCGGGCGACGCCGACCCCTCGCCGGTCCGGGAGTTCGAGGCAGAGGTGATGGTGCTGAACCACCCGACCCGCATCGGCGACGGCTACGAGCCCGTGGTCCACCTCGAAACGGTCAGCGAGGCCGCGGCCTTCCACCCGGACGGGGGCCAGTTGCTCCCGGGGGACGCCGGGAAGACCCGCGTCCGGTTCAAGTTCCGGTCCTACCTCGTCGAAGAGGGCCAGAAGTTCGTCTTCCGCGAGGGTAGTTCCAAGGGCGTCGGGACCGTCACCGACATCGACCCGGCGGAGTAG
- a CDS encoding phosphoglycolate phosphatase: protein MDSDTPPLIVDIDGTLTDESRALDPRVVPVLREWPERVVIATGKAMPFPVALCEFLGIERTVVAENGGVVFVEATDELRLEGDHEAALAVGDAYRDLGHDLGFGRVDLANRWRETELVVSLDQPLEPLEELAAAHGLVVLDTGFAYHVTDPVVDKGTGLEAVCAELDLAPETFLAVGDSVNDAQMFDLAGEAVAVANADETALERADRVTDASYGDGFLEAVAPYRD from the coding sequence ATGGACAGCGACACGCCGCCCCTCATTGTCGACATCGACGGGACGCTGACCGACGAGAGCCGTGCGCTCGACCCCCGCGTCGTGCCGGTCCTCCGCGAGTGGCCCGAACGCGTCGTCATCGCCACCGGCAAGGCGATGCCGTTTCCGGTTGCACTCTGTGAGTTCCTCGGCATCGAACGGACGGTCGTCGCCGAGAACGGCGGCGTAGTGTTCGTCGAGGCCACCGACGAACTCAGGCTGGAGGGTGACCACGAGGCGGCGCTCGCGGTCGGCGACGCCTACCGGGACCTGGGTCACGACCTCGGATTCGGACGGGTCGACCTGGCGAACCGGTGGCGCGAGACGGAACTCGTCGTGTCGCTGGACCAGCCCCTCGAACCGCTGGAGGAACTGGCCGCGGCCCACGGGCTCGTCGTCCTCGACACCGGTTTCGCCTACCACGTGACCGACCCGGTCGTCGACAAGGGAACGGGCCTCGAAGCGGTGTGTGCGGAACTGGACCTCGCTCCGGAGACGTTCCTGGCGGTCGGCGACTCGGTGAACGACGCCCAGATGTTCGACCTGGCCGGGGAGGCCGTGGCCGTCGCTAACGCCGACGAGACGGCGCTCGAACGGGCCGACCGGGTGACCGATGCGAGCTACGGCGACGGCTTCCTCGAAGCGGTCGCGCCGTACCGGGACTGA
- a CDS encoding J domain-containing protein, whose amino-acid sequence MQYDGLTKGIAVVFGGLTVVLTAVGLLVNPAVLFLALMFGASTYFMYYHLSGKMAASLYERVERQAAQNTGTSRRGGFGAGPREEWEPPRDGRRARRSRATQNGQRRRQKRQRRQTAGGRQRRQPVQSSGPSPAEAYRRLGLDADADQSAIKRAYREKVKEVHPDTDGGSEREFKQVQAAYETLTDD is encoded by the coding sequence GTGCAGTACGACGGGCTCACCAAGGGAATCGCGGTCGTGTTCGGCGGCCTGACAGTCGTCCTGACAGCGGTGGGGCTCCTGGTCAATCCCGCGGTGCTCTTCCTCGCGCTCATGTTCGGCGCGTCGACGTACTTCATGTACTACCACCTCAGCGGGAAGATGGCCGCCAGCCTCTACGAGCGGGTGGAACGCCAGGCGGCCCAGAACACCGGCACCAGCCGCCGGGGCGGGTTCGGGGCTGGCCCGCGGGAGGAGTGGGAGCCGCCGCGGGACGGTCGCCGGGCGCGCCGGTCGCGAGCGACCCAGAACGGTCAGCGCCGCCGTCAGAAGCGACAGCGACGCCAGACGGCGGGCGGCCGGCAACGCCGACAGCCCGTCCAGTCGTCGGGCCCCAGTCCGGCGGAGGCCTACCGGCGGCTCGGACTCGACGCGGACGCCGACCAGAGTGCCATCAAGCGGGCCTACCGGGAGAAGGTCAAGGAAGTGCATCCCGACACCGACGGCGGGAGCGAGAGGGAGTTCAAACAGGTACAGGCGGCCTACGAGACGCTGACCGACGACTGA